GTGATCTGCGACAGTTCGTGAATCGCGAAGTGTCGACCACCATCGAGGCGGTGGCCATCCGTCGTATTCGCGCCGATCTCACCGGCGCCAACGACGATTGTCTGCGCTTCTTCGATGAGCTCTTTCTTGCGCCGCGTTCACTCACCACGGTACGTCAGTTGGCGCGGCGGTTAGGTGTGGTGCCCACCACCTTCATGAGCCGGTTCTTTCGCGCCGGCATTCCAGCGCCCAAGAAATATCTCGCGACGGCGCGGTTGGTGCGCGCGGCGCGACTGCTGGAGAATCCGGGCTACAGCCTCACGCAGGTCGCGTTCCTGCTCGAATACTCGTCACCGCAGAGTTTCTCGCGGCATGTGATGCATTCCTTGCAATGTGGGGCGGCCGAGTTTCGCAGGACACACACGGGCGAGGCGATGCTCGAGCACATGCGCCAGCGACTTATTCTACCCTATCAGCAACAACTCATCGGGTTCGTGCCGGTCGAGGTCACGCCGCAATGGATTTCGCGCCCCGCGCTGGTGCCGGCGGGGGAGTCGGCACTCCCGTCCGCGCACCCGCGCGTGACTGCGTCGGCGTGGCCGCCGCCAACGCCGCAAACTCCGCCGTGCGTGTCGTCGTGACCGGGCTCTAGAGTGTACAATGCAGAAGGCGAAGTTCACGGACGCGCAGATCGACGAAATTCCACGTCAGGTGGAAGCCGGTATCGCTGTAGCCGAGCTGCCGCGAACGCACGGCATAAAGGCGGGTGGTCTCAATCGGTGAGTGCAACGAATCGTCGGTAGTTGCACTTACCGGGAGGGGACCGTGGGGAATCGAAAGGGACGCGGCCATCTATCGCCGAGCGAGCGGGCAGAGGTGTGGCGTCGCTGGCGCACGGGCGAGCGGCTGGCGGAGATCGCTGTGGCGTTGCAGGTCTCCGAGATTGGCGTCTATCAGCACATCCGGAAGGCGGTCGGGATCGCCGAGCTTCCACGGCTGCGCGCCGCGTTCGCGTTAATGGCGGCTGAGCGCGAGGTGATCTCACGCGGACTGGTCGAGGCGCTGTCATTCCGCGCGATTGCGCAGCAGATCGGCCGGCCGACGTCGACGGTGAGCCGCGAAGTTGGGCGCACTGGCGGTCGCGGTACCTTTCGCGCGGTGCGCGCCGAGGCAGCGGCGTGGGAGCGGGCGAGCCGGCCTAAGCGGTGTAAGCTCGCGACGCGCGTGCGGCTTCGCCGACTCGTGGCCGCGAAACTCGAAGCCAAGTGGTCGCCGGAGCAGATTGCGGGGTGGTTGAAACGGCAGTTTCCCTCCCAGCCCGAGCTGCACGTGTCGCACGAGACGATCTATCGGACGTTGTATCTGCAGGCGCGCGGGGCGCTGAAGCGCGAGCTGACGGCGCACCTGCGGACGCAGCGCACTGAACGCGGGCGCCGGACGAAACCCACGGACCGTCGGGGCCGCATTCGCGACGCGGTGTCCATTCGCGAGCGGCCCGCCGAGGTCGAGGATAGAGCGGTGCAGGGCCACTGGGAAGGCGATCTGCTGACGGGGCGCGGCAGCTCCTATATCGCGACGCTCGCGGAGCGTCGGACGCGTTATGTGGTCTTGGTGAACTTCGCCTCGAAGGCGGCCCCGCATGTCGCGCAACGGCTCCAGCGACAGCTGCAACACTTGCCGGAGCATCTCATCAAAACGCTCACTTGGGATCGCGGCCACGAGACGGCGGAACACCGCGCGTTCGCGGTCGCCACGGACATGCAGGTTTACTTCTGCGACCCGCACAGTCCCTGGCAACGCGGTACCAACAAAAACACTAACGGGTTGCTGCATCAGTACTTTCCGCGCTCGCTCGATCTCTCCCGTCTCACGCAACGGGAGCTCAACGCCGTCGCGCAAGCGCTCAACAACCGGCCGCGTGCGACGCTTGACTTCAAATCTCCCGCCGAGATGTTCAACGAACTGTTGCGCTGACCGACTGAGACCGCCGCGTCTCAATTCTTATCTCTGGAAGCAGAAGTTCGGTGCGGCCGTCGTGCCTTAACTGGAGCGAATAAAGGCGTTGGAGCTCGAGAGTGCGAAGAGCAAACGAACATTCGCCGATCAAGCGTTAGAGCTGGTGGCGGTCAAGGATGTGTTGACCCGACGCTTGTAGCTCGCATCCACGATGCGTGCCATCGTAATGCCGGTACAGCGGGCCTATCGCATCGCGCACAGGCCATCGCCGACGCATCGACACAGGCCGCCACGGATGCGCGCATCATCACGGCCCTACTGGAGATCGTGGGGTAGCTCGGGCGCTGGGGACTCTCTGGAATCACCAGCGAGACACTTGGGCGATGGAATTCACGGGCGACTCCTTCCACTCGGGCCTCTCCTCTCGCCTGTTTAACATATTGGGCGAGGTCTATTGCGAGCCGCACCCCATCGTATTTGGTGTGTCGTTGCTGAGCGTATGCATCATCGCCGTGCTCGAGGAGATGCGTACCATCTAGAGTCGGCCACGCCAACTCCGCTGGGACAGCGTCCAGGAATTCTTGGCAGACGCGACGAACGACTTGGCGCATCTGCACGGCGTTCATATCCACTTCATCGAACCCGGCAATCCGAACCCGAACGCGCATATCAAACGCCTTCGCACGGCAGCTCTCGATGCTTTGGTCCTCGCCTCGCTCGACGAAGTCCGTGACGTTGGTGAGCAGTCGAGCCACGTGTACAACAGCGAACGGTCACACGCGAGTCTCGGGCGTCTGCCCCAATCACCTGCCACCCGAGGCCGACCACCGCCCTCGGGCAGTCCGATTTCAAACCGTGCGTTTGATGCGGAAGTCTGCGTAACCACTCAACTGCCCAGCCATTTCAAGCTCCT
The Gemmatimonas sp. DNA segment above includes these coding regions:
- a CDS encoding helix-turn-helix domain-containing protein is translated as MTFLTPAERQRVDALGQGSYTTVHRESFDDMLRDLRTQPVSAIIVSVSRYQQHHGAQVARMVREFPRVPAVALLTGNEARTTQSLLALGQQGVQTLVDARDPAGWRDLRQFVNREVSTTIEAVAIRRIRADLTGANDDCLRFFDELFLAPRSLTTVRQLARRLGVVPTTFMSRFFRAGIPAPKKYLATARLVRAARLLENPGYSLTQVAFLLEYSSPQSFSRHVMHSLQCGAAEFRRTHTGEAMLEHMRQRLILPYQQQLIGFVPVEVTPQWISRPALVPAGESALPSAHPRVTASAWPPPTPQTPPCVSS
- a CDS encoding transposase translates to MQKAKFTDAQIDEIPRQVEAGIAVAELPRTHGIKAGGLNR
- a CDS encoding IS30 family transposase encodes the protein MGNRKGRGHLSPSERAEVWRRWRTGERLAEIAVALQVSEIGVYQHIRKAVGIAELPRLRAAFALMAAEREVISRGLVEALSFRAIAQQIGRPTSTVSREVGRTGGRGTFRAVRAEAAAWERASRPKRCKLATRVRLRRLVAAKLEAKWSPEQIAGWLKRQFPSQPELHVSHETIYRTLYLQARGALKRELTAHLRTQRTERGRRTKPTDRRGRIRDAVSIRERPAEVEDRAVQGHWEGDLLTGRGSSYIATLAERRTRYVVLVNFASKAAPHVAQRLQRQLQHLPEHLIKTLTWDRGHETAEHRAFAVATDMQVYFCDPHSPWQRGTNKNTNGLLHQYFPRSLDLSRLTQRELNAVAQALNNRPRATLDFKSPAEMFNELLR